One stretch of Oceanipulchritudo coccoides DNA includes these proteins:
- a CDS encoding TonB-dependent receptor domain-containing protein has product MMMKHLTKINPFSKAWRYMLALLLLSSVSAFAQDATDDDDLEEVEGFTVVGSNIQRLDLETVNPVINITREALDATGFSTAGDAIRALPIVSGQSLVSVDAGTSFTPGVSSVNLRGLGNNNTLALLNGRRVAPFATPGFNGFQQVVDLNSIPASAIESIQILKDGASAIYGSDAVAGVLSVNLTKEYDGLTTEVSYGNTMETDSAEYEVFVIGGATSGRASLVYTIDYSEREAIFARDLDWTKTADGSSVGGFDQRSSANVSANVRGLDRTAYLIDPNGDPDDAANQKFPSGRASLKGIPLANALPALPGPDFIPTVDDFEDGNKFYNYQESAGMFPKTREYGFYTRLSYAISDTLDAYVETSFRRIESIIDAAATPAFFFNENGDGNGGVMILPATNPYNPFGVDLGNVRWRILDAGNRVNDIQGDTPRIVAGLSGDLPIETWTFDSAVLFTESEITNTNPGAVFDRQLQDALNGVTIDGELYYANPFGRNETAVLDYIRGTNPVVDSFELWSYDFKGQGDLVDLGDMGIVKAAFGLEYRYEELASVRTIANESGQITSGSEGSSVFGDRDIKSLYGELSIPVFELAEVQLAARYEDYSDFGDTTKPKIGAKLTPIDGLLLRVAYGESFRAPDLPFLYSSGSVSFTSQFLNDPLRPQDSPTQIKTIGGGNAGLQPEETDSYYAGVVLDMGKFIDVLDGLSLEVDYWRFKQTDVISRLSATQIVAGSGDPFWDAFITRLPPDPGETVGVIQSVSTQWQNLEAQDTDGFDIAVQYVLNTDDMGEFRFKVEATYVNSFEYTDSNGDTFEFAGTWTQPEWRTNATIAWRRGDWAASLFIDYVGEYDGLYGDVVKSYWRFNPQVSFSGLYDTSVTVGVRNVFNEEPPVDIADTTTRAIGVHNIEPTFLYVRVSKDW; this is encoded by the coding sequence ATGATGATGAAACATCTGACAAAAATTAATCCGTTTAGTAAGGCATGGCGCTATATGCTTGCTTTGCTTCTCTTGTCTTCTGTTTCCGCGTTCGCGCAGGATGCTACCGATGACGACGATCTGGAAGAAGTTGAAGGCTTCACAGTCGTTGGTTCGAACATCCAGCGCTTGGACTTGGAAACAGTTAATCCGGTGATCAATATCACCCGTGAAGCCCTGGACGCCACCGGTTTCTCGACAGCTGGGGATGCGATTCGCGCCCTTCCGATCGTCAGTGGTCAGAGCCTTGTCTCTGTTGACGCCGGTACCAGCTTCACTCCTGGTGTCAGCTCAGTGAATCTGCGCGGTCTCGGAAATAACAACACACTGGCCCTCTTGAATGGTCGCCGTGTTGCTCCGTTTGCCACGCCTGGTTTCAACGGCTTCCAGCAGGTTGTCGACCTTAACAGTATCCCGGCCTCAGCCATTGAAAGCATCCAGATCCTCAAGGACGGTGCTTCGGCTATTTATGGTTCGGACGCTGTTGCTGGTGTGCTTTCCGTCAACCTGACCAAGGAATATGACGGTTTGACCACAGAAGTTTCCTACGGGAACACCATGGAAACCGATAGTGCTGAATACGAAGTTTTTGTCATTGGTGGAGCTACCTCCGGCCGTGCAAGCCTCGTTTACACAATCGACTACAGCGAGCGCGAAGCAATCTTTGCCCGCGACCTTGACTGGACCAAGACAGCCGATGGTTCTTCCGTTGGTGGTTTCGACCAGCGCTCCTCGGCCAACGTTTCCGCCAATGTTCGCGGACTTGACCGTACAGCTTACCTGATCGACCCAAATGGTGATCCTGATGATGCAGCCAACCAGAAGTTCCCGAGCGGACGTGCTTCGCTGAAGGGCATTCCTCTGGCCAATGCACTCCCTGCTCTCCCTGGTCCTGACTTCATCCCGACCGTCGATGACTTCGAGGACGGAAACAAGTTCTACAACTACCAGGAAAGTGCCGGTATGTTCCCGAAGACTCGTGAATACGGCTTCTACACACGTTTGTCCTACGCTATCTCCGATACACTCGACGCATACGTGGAAACCAGTTTCCGCCGCATTGAGTCCATCATTGACGCAGCTGCCACTCCGGCATTCTTCTTCAATGAAAACGGTGACGGCAATGGCGGTGTCATGATTCTCCCAGCTACCAATCCGTACAACCCGTTTGGTGTTGATCTCGGAAATGTCCGCTGGCGTATTCTCGACGCGGGTAACCGTGTCAATGACATCCAAGGCGACACACCTCGTATCGTTGCTGGTTTGAGCGGGGATCTCCCGATCGAAACCTGGACATTTGATTCGGCTGTTCTCTTCACGGAATCCGAAATCACAAACACCAATCCTGGTGCCGTATTTGACCGTCAGCTCCAAGACGCCCTCAACGGTGTCACGATTGATGGTGAATTGTACTATGCCAACCCGTTTGGCCGTAACGAAACAGCCGTTTTGGATTACATTCGTGGAACCAATCCTGTTGTCGACAGCTTCGAGCTCTGGTCATATGACTTCAAGGGACAGGGCGACCTGGTTGACCTTGGTGACATGGGCATTGTCAAGGCTGCCTTCGGTTTGGAATACCGCTATGAAGAATTAGCCTCCGTTCGTACGATCGCCAATGAATCCGGCCAGATCACGAGTGGTAGTGAAGGTTCCAGCGTCTTCGGTGACCGTGATATCAAGTCCCTCTACGGTGAGTTGAGCATTCCGGTTTTCGAATTGGCTGAAGTTCAGCTGGCTGCCCGTTATGAAGACTACTCTGATTTCGGTGACACCACCAAGCCAAAGATTGGTGCGAAGCTCACTCCGATCGACGGTCTCCTCTTGCGCGTAGCTTATGGTGAGAGTTTCCGTGCTCCTGACCTTCCCTTCCTTTACAGCTCGGGCAGTGTCAGCTTCACCTCACAGTTCCTGAATGACCCGCTGCGCCCGCAGGATTCCCCCACTCAGATCAAGACGATCGGTGGCGGTAATGCCGGCCTCCAGCCCGAAGAAACTGACAGCTACTATGCTGGCGTGGTTCTCGATATGGGCAAGTTCATCGACGTGCTCGATGGCCTTTCACTCGAGGTTGACTACTGGCGCTTCAAGCAGACAGACGTGATTTCACGCCTGAGTGCAACTCAGATTGTTGCTGGTTCTGGCGATCCTTTCTGGGATGCCTTCATCACCCGTCTTCCCCCGGATCCGGGAGAGACTGTTGGTGTGATCCAGTCTGTCTCCACACAGTGGCAGAATCTTGAAGCACAGGACACAGATGGTTTCGACATTGCTGTCCAGTACGTACTCAACACTGACGACATGGGTGAATTCCGCTTCAAAGTGGAAGCCACTTACGTCAACAGCTTCGAGTACACCGATTCGAATGGTGATACCTTCGAATTCGCTGGCACATGGACGCAGCCTGAGTGGCGTACAAATGCTACGATCGCATGGCGTCGTGGTGACTGGGCCGCTTCCTTGTTCATCGACTATGTTGGTGAATACGACGGTCTGTACGGCGACGTGGTCAAGTCCTACTGGCGCTTCAACCCGCAGGTTTCCTTCAGCGGATTGTACGACACCTCCGTTACTGTTGGTGTACGTAACGTCTTCAATGAAGAGCCTCCGGTTGACATTGCTGACACGACTACACGTGCAATCGGTGTTCACAACATCGAACCAACCTTCCTCTACGTCCGCGTTTCCAAGGATTGGTAG
- a CDS encoding tetratricopeptide repeat protein yields the protein MKNLKFSLICLLGTLPFGLSAQQMVLTEVWNDPGFVKSFAGSFLPLTDQEPKITEKEADLFKELADLLAINQSVQATEKLASAVRSAADPSTVSAALNYTLANLYLQNGRYAEASGQYQEAIRKFPNFRRAYKNLGLALIQNGSYGEAIKALVKSIEMGDGTGETFGLLAFSYLNEGNPAAALEGYRQASLLNPDNREWRIGKAEALMRTERYAEAIAEFKQLIAELPDRFAFYTSIANAYLSLNEAETAGYYLEVLRRRKEAKPAALGLLGDIYVNGGLANLALTAYQDALKSGGFTINKSIRALKAFLQRGFYAEAKVFLAEMEAVHSANLSDEESREVLNLKAQLALAEGENEEAAAILEDVLDQDPLNGNALSLLGDYNQSIGDDESAIYYYERAVQLPDFQREAQLQLARIYVRQKEYAMAIRQLEGALAMEYSANVQDFLNAVKAVYNRAL from the coding sequence ATGAAGAATCTAAAATTCTCCCTCATTTGCCTCCTTGGCACACTCCCATTCGGCCTTTCGGCACAACAAATGGTCCTTACCGAAGTCTGGAACGATCCCGGTTTTGTGAAGAGCTTTGCCGGGTCTTTTCTTCCCCTGACAGACCAGGAGCCGAAGATTACCGAAAAGGAAGCGGACTTGTTCAAGGAACTGGCAGACCTTCTGGCCATCAATCAATCGGTTCAGGCCACGGAAAAATTGGCCAGTGCGGTGCGCTCTGCCGCGGATCCCAGCACGGTTTCCGCCGCCCTTAACTATACCCTCGCGAACCTTTATCTTCAAAACGGACGCTACGCGGAGGCTTCCGGGCAATATCAAGAAGCTATCCGTAAATTCCCGAACTTCCGCCGCGCATACAAGAACCTCGGCCTGGCCCTTATCCAGAATGGTTCCTATGGCGAGGCTATCAAGGCCCTCGTGAAATCCATTGAAATGGGTGACGGGACTGGCGAGACATTCGGGCTACTCGCCTTCAGTTACTTGAATGAGGGTAACCCGGCAGCAGCTCTTGAAGGTTACAGGCAAGCTTCCCTGCTCAATCCGGATAATCGCGAATGGCGAATCGGAAAAGCGGAAGCATTGATGCGTACAGAGCGGTATGCAGAGGCCATTGCTGAGTTTAAACAGCTGATCGCTGAGCTTCCCGATCGTTTTGCCTTCTACACATCCATTGCCAATGCCTACCTTTCCTTGAATGAGGCCGAGACCGCGGGCTATTACCTTGAGGTCCTTCGCCGTCGAAAGGAAGCCAAGCCGGCTGCCTTGGGCTTACTTGGCGATATTTACGTGAATGGCGGACTCGCAAACCTCGCCCTGACTGCCTATCAGGATGCCCTCAAATCTGGTGGTTTTACAATCAACAAGAGCATCCGCGCCCTGAAAGCCTTTCTTCAGCGGGGCTTTTATGCAGAAGCAAAGGTCTTTCTCGCTGAAATGGAAGCGGTTCACAGCGCCAATCTCAGTGATGAGGAATCCCGCGAGGTTCTGAACCTGAAGGCCCAGCTTGCACTTGCAGAAGGTGAAAATGAAGAAGCCGCGGCAATCCTTGAGGATGTCCTCGACCAGGATCCCCTCAACGGGAATGCCCTTTCCCTTCTGGGAGACTACAACCAGAGCATCGGCGATGACGAATCGGCCATCTATTACTACGAGCGCGCCGTGCAACTCCCAGACTTCCAAAGGGAAGCACAGCTGCAACTGGCACGGATCTACGTCCGCCAGAAAGAATACGCCATGGCCATCCGCCAGCTCGAGGGAGCACTCGCAATGGAATACTCTGCCAATGTGCAGGATTTTCTTAATGCTGTGAAAGCGGTGTATAACCGCGCTTTATAG
- a CDS encoding energy transducer TonB, producing the protein MPPRSDRLVGYQVQKSNRYVIRIVIATILMTLAILAILPFTQALSGDPRDKTLRSVDVANLPPPEPPPPEPPPPEEEEEQEEEPELEQPPELLDLSQLESALNPGLGGAGTAAFDLDAFSSAINTGDELQIFDVIELDRTPRMVKRVMPQYPTELLARGVTGSVTLIIIIDQKGEVTIESVSDWQGSRTFIQPTRLAITRCRFEIPTKDGKPVRARYKITIPFQL; encoded by the coding sequence ATGCCCCCCCGTTCAGACAGGCTAGTTGGCTACCAGGTGCAGAAATCCAACCGGTACGTGATCCGGATTGTTATTGCGACAATTCTGATGACACTGGCCATTTTGGCGATTCTGCCCTTTACTCAGGCCCTTTCCGGTGATCCCAGGGACAAAACCCTTCGCTCGGTGGATGTGGCCAATCTTCCTCCCCCGGAACCTCCTCCCCCGGAGCCACCACCGCCCGAGGAAGAAGAGGAACAGGAAGAAGAGCCTGAGCTGGAACAGCCTCCGGAGCTTCTTGACCTCAGCCAGCTTGAATCCGCCCTGAACCCCGGTCTCGGCGGTGCCGGAACTGCCGCCTTCGACCTGGATGCATTCTCCTCGGCGATCAACACCGGGGACGAGCTACAGATTTTCGACGTTATTGAACTCGACCGGACACCCAGGATGGTCAAGCGCGTCATGCCCCAGTATCCCACGGAGCTTCTGGCCCGGGGTGTGACCGGATCCGTCACGTTGATTATCATTATTGATCAAAAGGGCGAGGTCACGATTGAGAGCGTGAGCGACTGGCAGGGTAGCCGGACGTTCATTCAGCCCACCCGGCTGGCAATCACCCGTTGCCGTTTTGAAATACCCACCAAGGACGGAAAGCCCGTTCGCGCCCGCTACAAGATAACCATTCCCTTCCAACTCTAG
- a CDS encoding ExbD/TolR family protein, which yields MKRRRVFSANRGASEDINISPLIDMVFILLIFFIVTTVFVEETGVEVTKPQAASQIQLEKNSILIAITANNNVVYGGRDIGVNGVRSVVKRLVQDDPKMPVIIQADENVPTRILVRVIDEAKLAGANSVNISTEDS from the coding sequence ATGAAGCGTAGACGCGTATTTTCTGCTAACCGGGGGGCCAGCGAGGATATTAACATATCTCCTCTGATCGATATGGTCTTTATCCTCCTTATCTTCTTTATCGTGACAACGGTCTTTGTTGAAGAAACGGGAGTTGAAGTCACCAAGCCACAGGCCGCCTCCCAGATCCAACTGGAGAAGAACAGTATCCTGATCGCCATCACCGCCAACAACAATGTGGTTTATGGGGGTCGTGATATCGGCGTAAACGGGGTTCGCAGTGTTGTGAAACGCCTTGTCCAGGACGATCCCAAGATGCCGGTAATCATTCAGGCGGATGAAAATGTTCCGACCCGGATTCTTGTCCGCGTCATTGATGAGGCAAAGCTCGCTGGTGCTAACTCCGTAAATATCTCGACTGAAGATTCCTGA
- a CDS encoding MotA/TolQ/ExbB proton channel family protein — MNNSIWEQFQAEFMTILTDGGSLMVPLTLLALTIYYTAFKLFYFFSEHHFYKVNRDRLIGLVEKPSIAKDELRQVLDYTQNDEVSSVDEVRARFAEIFSSYLSEIDSKRAFLLILITTAPLMGLLGTVMGMLTTFSGLAISSGGSTVDQIAAGISEALITTQTGLIIAIPAYVMATLIQKRRNEMEACLTTMEALTIQLYEKKLNLNEESA; from the coding sequence TTGAATAATTCCATCTGGGAACAGTTTCAGGCTGAGTTCATGACGATCCTCACAGACGGGGGTTCGCTCATGGTTCCGCTTACCTTGTTGGCCCTGACGATCTATTACACGGCTTTCAAGCTCTTCTATTTCTTTTCCGAGCACCATTTTTACAAAGTGAACCGGGATCGCTTGATTGGACTTGTTGAGAAGCCGAGTATCGCCAAAGACGAGCTGCGCCAAGTGCTGGATTACACCCAGAATGACGAGGTCAGTTCGGTGGATGAAGTGAGGGCCCGTTTTGCGGAGATATTCAGTTCCTACCTGTCTGAAATTGATAGCAAGCGGGCATTCCTCCTGATTTTGATTACGACAGCCCCTCTGATGGGATTGCTCGGAACCGTTATGGGCATGTTGACCACCTTCAGTGGTCTGGCGATCAGCTCGGGCGGAAGCACAGTGGACCAGATTGCCGCCGGTATCTCGGAAGCACTGATCACCACCCAGACCGGCCTGATCATTGCTATCCCAGCTTATGTCATGGCGACTTTGATACAAAAACGCCGGAATGAAATGGAGGCCTGCCTGACGACCATGGAGGCCCTGACCATCCAGCTATACGAAAAAAAACTTAACCTGAACGAGGAATCCGCATGA
- a CDS encoding MotA/TolQ/ExbB proton channel family protein: MKYLFSIISFLLSSVIVFGATLSQAQAGAKADLEDALSRYSDLQESIKDEQIPLARELNALKADLRDKRRAAERAQRLKDNSTVDLNALQVRVEKRQEQLDYVANLVADFGERFERDIALPEQQLYSNEIDKFREAANVSIGEDQMGKVKRLLDQIFILQTSIERFKSISGGQIFPGEAVVSNGEVEQGKFLLMGPTTYYTSDSSDAAGVALKAGLLPPIIGLSPDLDNQISATITAGSGQLPVDPTLGSALAMAAQEETLWEHIQKGGIWIWPILFFALLATLTALFKVYEIYSVKMPRAGALHGILKALNEGNRDEAMKLAKAVQGPAQSMLVDAVEHSEESKELIEEVMYERMLEVQPRLERLLPFIAVTAATAPLMGLLGTVTGMINTFKLITIFGTGDAKQLSSGISEALVTTEFGLIVAIPSLIMHALLNRRAQGVMANMERMAVAFVNGLVRKN; this comes from the coding sequence GTGAAATACCTATTCAGTATTATTTCTTTCCTACTCTCCTCTGTTATTGTTTTTGGAGCGACTCTATCCCAAGCCCAAGCGGGGGCTAAGGCCGATCTGGAAGACGCGCTCAGTCGTTATTCCGATCTGCAGGAATCGATCAAGGATGAGCAGATCCCCCTTGCCAGGGAGCTGAACGCCCTAAAGGCAGACCTTCGCGACAAGCGGCGCGCTGCTGAGCGCGCACAGCGCCTCAAGGACAACAGCACAGTGGATTTGAACGCCCTGCAGGTGCGTGTCGAGAAGCGCCAGGAGCAGCTTGATTACGTGGCCAATCTGGTGGCGGATTTTGGGGAGCGCTTTGAGCGCGATATCGCCCTGCCCGAGCAGCAGTTGTATTCGAATGAAATCGATAAATTCCGGGAAGCGGCAAATGTCTCCATTGGGGAGGATCAAATGGGCAAGGTGAAACGCCTCCTTGACCAGATATTCATCCTCCAGACCTCGATTGAGCGCTTTAAAAGTATTTCCGGTGGCCAGATATTTCCGGGCGAGGCGGTGGTCTCGAATGGTGAAGTGGAACAAGGCAAATTCCTCCTGATGGGCCCCACAACATACTATACGAGTGACTCGAGCGATGCGGCCGGAGTCGCCCTGAAGGCCGGTTTGCTGCCTCCGATCATCGGATTGAGCCCGGACCTCGACAATCAAATCAGCGCTACAATCACAGCCGGGAGCGGTCAACTGCCTGTCGACCCAACCCTGGGTAGTGCGTTGGCCATGGCCGCTCAAGAAGAGACTCTCTGGGAGCATATTCAAAAAGGGGGTATCTGGATCTGGCCGATTTTGTTCTTCGCCCTCTTGGCGACGCTCACAGCCCTCTTCAAGGTCTACGAAATTTACTCCGTCAAAATGCCGCGTGCAGGAGCCCTGCATGGCATCTTGAAGGCGCTGAACGAAGGCAATCGCGATGAGGCGATGAAACTCGCCAAAGCTGTCCAAGGACCTGCGCAGTCAATGCTTGTGGATGCCGTTGAGCACAGCGAGGAAAGCAAGGAGCTGATTGAGGAAGTCATGTACGAGCGCATGCTGGAGGTCCAGCCCCGGCTTGAACGGTTGCTTCCCTTTATCGCCGTAACCGCTGCAACGGCCCCGCTGATGGGTCTTCTTGGGACGGTTACCGGGATGATCAATACCTTCAAGTTGATTACCATTTTCGGGACAGGGGATGCCAAGCAGCTCTCCAGTGGTATTTCCGAAGCACTCGTGACAACTGAATTTGGCCTGATTGTGGCCATTCCCTCATTGATCATGCACGCCCTGTTGAACCGTCGCGCGCAAGGCGTCATGGCGAACATGGAACGGATGGCCGTTGCCTTCGTGAACGGGCTGGTCCGCAAAAACTAA
- a CDS encoding DUF3450 family protein, which translates to MAVNRFLKVALALSGAFFWVSASTAESPLEETVNTLEEWVETERLISDVKAEWEANKSSMENLISIYTQEIETLTELIEAAEKDTSAAETRRADLTEQDKAVKEFEAKVVEGLIAAETAMKGLQAFLPPPLQEELNPLFSTIPEDPKASKLSVGQRIQPIVAILTQVQKFNQVVTVVEGFREFEAGRTVQTESIYFGLGASYYVDQANEHAGVGVMGSDGWEWKDDDELVSAARNFVEIYRGTQQAKYVELPVSVN; encoded by the coding sequence ATGGCAGTAAACAGGTTTTTAAAAGTAGCTCTGGCGTTGAGTGGGGCATTTTTCTGGGTATCCGCATCAACGGCGGAGTCCCCTCTCGAGGAAACAGTGAACACACTTGAAGAGTGGGTTGAGACGGAGCGTTTAATCAGCGACGTCAAGGCGGAGTGGGAGGCCAATAAATCCTCAATGGAGAATTTGATCTCTATATACACCCAAGAGATTGAGACCTTAACGGAGTTGATCGAGGCCGCGGAGAAGGACACCAGCGCTGCTGAGACACGCCGTGCCGACCTGACAGAACAGGACAAGGCGGTAAAAGAGTTTGAAGCCAAGGTTGTGGAAGGCCTGATCGCAGCCGAAACGGCGATGAAGGGATTGCAGGCCTTTTTGCCACCACCGCTCCAAGAGGAGTTAAATCCCCTGTTTTCAACCATACCCGAGGATCCCAAGGCGTCGAAGTTGTCTGTGGGTCAACGCATCCAGCCCATTGTGGCAATTTTGACTCAGGTGCAGAAATTCAACCAGGTAGTGACGGTGGTTGAAGGGTTTCGTGAATTTGAAGCTGGCCGGACAGTCCAGACCGAGAGCATCTATTTTGGACTCGGAGCCTCTTATTACGTCGACCAGGCAAATGAGCACGCTGGCGTGGGTGTGATGGGATCCGATGGTTGGGAGTGGAAGGATGACGACGAGCTTGTCTCAGCCGCCAGGAATTTCGTCGAGATCTACCGAGGCACCCAACAAGCCAAATATGTGGAACTTCCCGTTTCCGTAAATTAA
- a CDS encoding FAD:protein FMN transferase, translated as MKRRQFMLSLAGSAALVGWAGWKTVSGSGKPWTSGLSRLSRSSWALGTQVKLTVFHGDETGAKVALEEAFAELERVESVMSLYRSDSQICQLNRTGQLESPHPYLVEVLKTAERVSAETSGAFDITVQPLYKLYAEHNERGIRPGDDDIAAVLKRVGWKRVKLGDEFVSLEGEETEITLNGIAQGFAADAVGKVLQKHGIQHALIDTGEVNAVGGHVEHDNWNIGIKHPREEGSLLALAQLNGRCLATSGDYETRFGSGYEFHHLLDPQTGRSPQELSSVSVVAPTALEADALSTALFLTGMDRGMQLIESIPEADALFVSKTGKVVKTSGFPIHS; from the coding sequence ATGAAACGTCGTCAATTCATGCTATCGCTTGCAGGATCAGCCGCGTTGGTTGGCTGGGCCGGATGGAAAACCGTATCGGGATCCGGGAAACCGTGGACAAGTGGATTGAGCCGCTTAAGCCGAAGCTCATGGGCTCTTGGAACACAAGTTAAGCTGACTGTTTTTCATGGTGACGAAACGGGCGCCAAGGTGGCGCTGGAGGAGGCATTTGCCGAGTTGGAGCGCGTGGAATCTGTGATGAGCTTGTATCGCTCCGACAGCCAGATCTGCCAACTAAACCGCACCGGGCAACTGGAATCACCACACCCATATCTTGTTGAAGTATTGAAGACCGCCGAGCGGGTTTCAGCCGAGACATCCGGTGCCTTTGATATTACCGTCCAGCCCCTCTACAAATTATATGCTGAGCATAACGAGCGTGGAATCCGCCCTGGCGATGATGATATCGCCGCTGTTCTGAAACGGGTTGGGTGGAAACGTGTAAAGCTGGGGGATGAGTTTGTCTCTCTGGAAGGCGAAGAAACAGAAATCACCTTGAACGGAATCGCGCAGGGATTTGCTGCCGATGCGGTGGGAAAAGTTTTGCAGAAGCATGGCATTCAACACGCCCTGATCGACACCGGCGAGGTGAATGCCGTGGGAGGACACGTCGAGCATGACAATTGGAACATCGGGATCAAGCATCCCCGCGAAGAAGGCAGCCTTCTGGCTCTGGCCCAGCTCAACGGCCGGTGCCTGGCTACCTCGGGGGACTATGAAACCCGCTTTGGTTCCGGTTATGAATTCCATCATTTGCTGGATCCGCAAACTGGGCGCTCCCCACAGGAATTATCAAGCGTTTCCGTGGTAGCCCCCACTGCGCTGGAGGCCGACGCCCTTTCGACAGCGCTCTTCCTGACCGGAATGGACCGCGGGATGCAGCTCATTGAATCCATTCCAGAGGCCGACGCCCTATTTGTTTCAAAGACGGGCAAGGTGGTCAAAACATCCGGATTTCCCATTCACAGTTAA
- a CDS encoding (Fe-S)-binding protein, which produces MTELTTYLLSTVIFMGVLGLVLASVLAFANKKLHVHEDPRIDEVEQMLPGTNCGACGSPGCRAFAESCVSGKANPGSCTVSPKEMTEFIGSYLGVEVGNSEKVVARLACAGGNHVAKMRAEYAGMGSCRAAVAAGGGGKACAWGCLGLADCAESCDFDAIHMNRFGLPIVDEDKCVACNDCVVACPLDLFELHPVSHRLWVACKSLAEGDEALADCEVACTGCARCAADAPEGLIQIKNNLAVIDYAKNNLATPLAIQRCPTGAIVWNEKGQTQKGSAAKKIIRKEPLPIQPDHT; this is translated from the coding sequence ATGACCGAACTGACCACATACCTCTTGAGTACAGTTATCTTCATGGGGGTTTTGGGGCTTGTTCTGGCAAGCGTTCTGGCTTTCGCCAACAAGAAGCTGCACGTGCATGAGGATCCCCGGATTGACGAAGTCGAGCAAATGCTCCCCGGGACCAATTGTGGTGCTTGCGGCAGTCCTGGTTGCCGCGCATTTGCAGAATCCTGCGTATCGGGGAAAGCCAACCCCGGAAGTTGTACCGTTAGCCCGAAGGAGATGACTGAATTCATTGGATCCTATCTGGGCGTGGAAGTGGGGAACTCCGAGAAAGTCGTGGCCCGTCTGGCCTGCGCAGGAGGAAACCATGTTGCCAAGATGCGGGCCGAGTATGCGGGAATGGGTTCCTGCCGAGCGGCCGTTGCCGCCGGTGGTGGAGGCAAGGCTTGTGCATGGGGCTGCCTGGGGCTCGCTGATTGTGCGGAATCCTGTGACTTCGATGCCATTCACATGAATCGCTTCGGCCTGCCGATTGTCGACGAAGACAAGTGCGTGGCCTGTAATGACTGTGTTGTGGCCTGCCCTCTCGATCTATTTGAGCTCCATCCCGTCAGCCACCGCCTATGGGTCGCCTGTAAAAGCCTTGCCGAAGGCGATGAGGCCCTTGCCGACTGCGAAGTGGCTTGCACGGGATGTGCCCGGTGCGCCGCGGATGCGCCGGAAGGGCTCATACAGATAAAAAACAATCTGGCCGTTATTGATTACGCCAAAAACAATCTGGCGACCCCGTTGGCAATCCAGCGCTGCCCGACTGGCGCAATCGTCTGGAATGAAAAAGGCCAGACGCAGAAGGGTTCAGCGGCGAAAAAGATCATCCGCAAGGAACCTCTTCCAATACAACCCGACCACACCTGA